Proteins from one Sarcophilus harrisii chromosome 2, mSarHar1.11, whole genome shotgun sequence genomic window:
- the LOC111721096 gene encoding LOW QUALITY PROTEIN: oocyte-specific histone RNA stem-loop-binding protein 2-like (The sequence of the model RefSeq protein was modified relative to this genomic sequence to represent the inferred CDS: inserted 1 base in 1 codon) has product MLEFGNSSSGVKMVSVGVGTEPSHGRFRQEVETNEIVLRRRQKQIDYGKRTTGYQCFLLQVPKAARQPGLHPQTPDKYRRYSRRSWDAQIRQWRRALHAWDPPNQPLLYNDNHGVENCPATMDSGSLDGFLEDXAQCSDSLVESRSSPNESTAGSYLSVAVLLGGRNYLPLSCASFI; this is encoded by the exons ATGCTTGAGTTTGGGAATTCTTCCTCTGGAGTGAAGATGGTGAGTGTGGGGGTTGGCACAGAACCCAGCCATGGAAGGTTTAG GCAAGAGGTAGAAACAAATGAGATTGTTCTTCGAAGGAGGCAGAAGCAGATAGACTATGGAAAAAGAACAACTGGTTATCAATGCTTCTTGCTTCAAGTCCCTAA GGCAGCACGGCAGCCAGGACTTCACCCTCAAACACCTGACAAATATCGAAGGTACAGTCGACGTTCCTGGGATGCCCAGATCAGGCAATGGCGACGAGCTCTACATGCTTGGGACCCTCCTAATCAGCCTTTGTTGTATAATGACAATCAT GGAGTGGAGAATTGTCCAGCTACCATGGATTCAGGCTCTTTGGATGGCTTCTTGGAAG TGGCTCAATGTTCTGACTCCCTTGTGGAATCTAGATCAAGTCCAAATGAGAGCACAG CTGGAAGCTACCTGTCAGTGGCTGTACTGCTTGGGGGTCGAAACTACCTACCACTTTCATGTG CTTCTTTCATCTAG
- the FAM53C gene encoding protein FAM53C, with translation MITLITEQLQKQSLEELKCTCFRISLPLPDHSDVSTCGDPFQLVSEGASWRGLPPCPCAGLKDSLSLSYHHSSLSLHFKPPSRGGSPQEKPLCQGLSPESSGSEKVPVPPAPPSKRHCRSLSVPVDLSRWQPVWRPVPSKLWTPIKRQGSNGGVGGPLVPHQSSPKRVSSLRFLQAPSASLQCVKANNRSCSPPFFSLALTHHDSPRPCAASPPSGSWESDHEPLSPFPPQRRFSLSPILIPQAGRFLPSARSSPSSSPELTWRLHGLPRSRSQPCDLDARKGGVKRRHDDDPRRLRPSLDFDKMNQKPYSGGLCLIDTAQEGNSISPPWFMACSPAPLSASCSPLGGYSQVLSESEEEEEGTRRWDRSLFTKRTLCQQDFGDLDLNLIEEN, from the exons ATGATAACGTTGATTACTGAGCAACTACAGAAGCAGAGTTTGGAGGAATTGAAATGCACATGCTTCAGGATcagtttg CCTTTGCCTGATCATTCTGACGTCTCTACCTGTGGGGACCCTTTCCAGCTTGTTTCTG AAGGTGCTTCCTGGAGGGGTCTGCCCCCCTGTCCCTGTGCCGGGCTCAAGGACAGCCTTAGTCTCAGCTATCATCACTCTAGTCTGAGTTTGCACTTCAAACCTCCAAGCCGGGGAGGCTCCCCACAGGAGAAACCTCTCTGCCAGGGCCTTTCCCCAGAATCTTCAGGCTCAGAGAAAGTTCCTGTCCCTCCTGCTCCTCCATCCAAGCGGCATTGTCGCTCTCTATCAGTACCTGTGGACTTGTCTCGATGGCAGCCTGTTTGGCGGCCTGTTCCTTCCAAGTTGTGGACTCCTATCAAGCGTCAAGGCAGTAATGGAGGAGTGGGTGGGCCACTGGTACCGCATCAGAGCTCCCCCAAGCGGGTCTCCAGCCTCAGGTTCCTCCAAGCCCCGAGTGCCTCTCTTCAGTGTGTCAAGGCCAACAACAGATCCTGCAGCCCACCTTTCTTCAGTTTGGCCCTGACCCATCATGATTCCCCAAGACCCTGTGCTGCATCCCCTCCCAGTGGATCATGGGAGAGTGATCATGAGCCCctatcccctttccctccacAGCGTCGCTTCTCCTTGTCCCCCATCCTCATCCCACAGGCAGGCAGGTTCCTGCCCTCTGCCCGGagttccccttcctcttccccagagCTGACCTGGCGACTCCATGGTCTTCCCCGAAGCCGATCGCAGCCTTGTGACCTGGATGCACGAAAGGGTGGGGTCAAACGGCGTCATGATGATGACCCAAGGCGTCTGCGACCCTCTCTGGACTTCGATAAGATGAATCAG AAACCGTATTCAGGAGGTCTCTGTCTCATAGATACAGCCCAGGAAGGCAACAGCATCTCCCCACCGTGGTTCATGGCCTGTAGCCCTGCACCCCTCTCTGCCTCGTGCAGCCCCCTTGGTGGCTACTCCCAGGTTCTGAGTGAAAgcgaagaggaagaagaggggaccAGGAGGTGGGATCGATCCCTTTTTACCAAGCGGACACTCTGCCAGCAGGACTTTGGGGACCTGGACTTGAATCTGATTGAGGAAAACTAG